A region from the Prevotella melaninogenica genome encodes:
- a CDS encoding phosphatase PAP2 family protein, producing MNEKNIILTARVVSMVLTPFYLPVVGILAIFTFSYLSMFPWQAKLSYVFLVYAFTVLIPTLLIHLYRQYHGWTLIQLGQRERRMVPYVISILCYFTCFYIMNILHLPHMLTSILMVALIIQILCAIINVWWKISTHTAAIGGVTGSLLAFSLLFNFNPMWWLCLTLIVSGMVGSSRMILRQHSLEQVTSGFFLGVVCSFITIILV from the coding sequence ATGAACGAAAAGAACATTATATTAACAGCAAGGGTCGTGAGTATGGTTCTCACACCATTCTATTTACCCGTTGTGGGCATATTAGCTATCTTTACTTTTAGCTATCTTAGTATGTTCCCGTGGCAGGCAAAGCTGTCTTATGTCTTTTTGGTTTATGCTTTTACGGTCCTTATCCCTACCTTACTCATCCACCTTTACCGCCAATACCACGGCTGGACATTGATTCAGTTAGGGCAACGAGAGCGAAGAATGGTTCCTTACGTGATTTCTATTCTTTGCTACTTCACGTGCTTTTATATCATGAACATCCTACACCTGCCTCACATGCTGACGTCAATACTTATGGTAGCATTGATTATTCAGATTCTATGTGCTATCATCAACGTGTGGTGGAAGATATCAACGCATACGGCAGCTATCGGTGGTGTGACGGGTTCTCTGCTTGCCTTTTCACTACTGTTCAACTTCAATCCGATGTGGTGGCTTTGTCTTACGCTCATCGTTTCGGGCATGGTAGGCAGCAGTAGAATGATTCTTAGGCAACATTCATTAGAACAGGTGACATCAGGGTTCTTCTTAGGTGTCGTCTGTTCATTCATTACAATTATCCTTGTATAA
- a CDS encoding sensor histidine kinase translates to MKVLEEIKKYCLSRYNLSVLGAQVGIYALLVSIWSLVIMLLEHDVNAAKESMQVNAFVLFLLLIVFMANFYLLVPYLFEAKSKIKHWAFWVINLLFIVLWNHHIFSIYNADLPNAPIRIGFYQFGVMWMILNYAMVVAAIFVRYYIRHSTLRRQLREEKQKMTEAELAWLKNQLNPHFLFNTLNNIASLTQTSPNNAQKAIGQLSELLRYALYETQPKEVSLNGEIAFIKNYINLMTLRSGNNVEIKSQFIIHNSQLLIAPLLFLTPVENAFKHGISANKPSFIHVSITEDNGKIVFLCENSNYPKNDTDKSGKGIGLENMYRRLELIYPGRYNIEQRITPEIYHLKIIIKP, encoded by the coding sequence ATGAAGGTATTGGAGGAAATAAAGAAGTATTGCCTGAGTCGCTACAACCTGTCCGTTCTTGGCGCACAGGTAGGCATTTATGCGCTCCTTGTTTCCATCTGGTCATTGGTCATCATGTTGCTTGAACACGATGTCAATGCAGCCAAAGAGTCAATGCAAGTCAATGCCTTCGTACTCTTCTTGCTGCTGATTGTCTTCATGGCAAACTTCTATCTGCTTGTTCCTTACCTCTTTGAGGCGAAAAGCAAGATAAAGCACTGGGCCTTCTGGGTAATCAATCTCCTATTCATTGTTCTGTGGAACCACCACATTTTCAGCATTTATAACGCCGATTTACCGAATGCTCCGATACGGATAGGCTTCTATCAGTTTGGGGTTATGTGGATGATTCTTAACTATGCAATGGTTGTTGCAGCTATCTTTGTGCGTTATTATATCCGTCATAGTACGCTCAGAAGGCAGCTTAGAGAAGAGAAACAGAAGATGACGGAAGCTGAATTAGCATGGCTAAAGAACCAGCTAAACCCACACTTCCTCTTCAATACGCTCAATAACATTGCCTCACTCACCCAGACAAGTCCAAACAATGCCCAAAAAGCAATCGGTCAATTGTCTGAACTCCTACGCTATGCACTCTATGAGACACAGCCTAAGGAGGTGAGTCTTAATGGTGAAATCGCCTTTATCAAGAACTATATCAACCTGATGACACTACGGTCGGGCAACAATGTAGAGATAAAGAGCCAATTCATCATCCACAACTCACAGTTGCTCATTGCGCCATTGTTATTCTTGACACCTGTTGAGAATGCTTTTAAACATGGTATCAGTGCCAATAAACCATCGTTTATCCACGTCTCCATCACGGAAGATAACGGCAAGATAGTCTTTCTCTGTGAGAACAGTAACTATCCGAAGAACGACACTGACAAAAGTGGAAAGGGCATCGGATTAGAGAATATGTATCGCCGTTTGGAATTGATTTATCCAGGAAGATACAATATCGAACAACGCATCACACCAGAAATTTACCACCTTAAGATTATTATTAAGCCGTAA
- a CDS encoding 4-hydroxy-3-methylbut-2-en-1-yl diphosphate synthase — protein sequence MIDLFNFERRKTSVTHVGSLNIGGENPVRIQSMTTTSTDDTEGSVAQAKRIIDAGGELVRLTTQGKREAENLKNINAQLRADNYMAPLCADVHFNANVADVAALYAEKVRINPGNYVDPARTFKKLEYTDEEYAQELQKIEDRLIPFINICKENHTAVRIGVNHGSLSDRIRNRYGDTPEGIVESCMEFLRIFRKYDFHDIVISIKSSNTVVMVRSVRLLVAEMDKEGMQYPLHLGVTEAGEGEDGRIKSAVGIGALLADGIGDTIRVSLSEEPECEIPVAKHLTWYIRRHEKHLLIPAEQYEGFDYLRPNRRETVAAGNIGGENVPVVIATRKADQATAEVSSPDLPKPDYIYVQGELPEKRGKKQKYILDYDAYIDLANSGKQSLENVYPIFPVTGMPFISAINTDVKFLVLKYGTPSEEFLACLKTHPEVVVVCMTSHQNRLGDQRALAHQLMIAGVKNPIIFAQMYQHSTTEEKEESKNSQESEPTTAKERFQLEAAADMGALMMDGLTDGIWLMNHGNLSQEDVEQTAFGILQAGRLRMVKTEYISCPGCGRTLYDLRTTIARIKEATKGMKGLKVGIMGCIVNGPGEMADADYGYVGAGPKKVSLYRKQVCVEHNIPEEEAVERLLALIKADQNKA from the coding sequence ATGATTGATTTATTCAACTTTGAAAGAAGGAAAACCTCTGTCACCCATGTTGGATCGCTCAACATCGGTGGAGAGAACCCTGTACGCATACAATCAATGACTACTACTTCCACGGATGATACCGAAGGAAGTGTTGCACAAGCTAAGCGTATCATTGATGCAGGAGGAGAACTTGTACGCCTTACAACGCAAGGAAAGCGTGAGGCTGAGAACTTAAAGAATATCAATGCACAACTACGTGCAGATAATTATATGGCTCCGCTCTGTGCAGACGTTCACTTCAATGCGAATGTTGCAGACGTAGCTGCACTCTATGCAGAGAAAGTTCGTATCAATCCGGGTAACTATGTCGACCCTGCTCGTACGTTCAAAAAGTTGGAGTACACCGATGAGGAATATGCTCAGGAGCTACAGAAGATTGAGGATAGACTGATTCCTTTCATCAATATCTGTAAAGAGAACCACACCGCTGTACGTATTGGTGTCAACCATGGTAGCCTTTCTGACCGTATTCGCAACCGTTATGGCGATACACCGGAAGGTATTGTAGAAAGCTGTATGGAATTCCTCCGCATCTTCCGCAAGTACGACTTCCATGACATTGTCATCTCTATCAAATCCTCAAACACGGTTGTGATGGTTCGTTCCGTACGCCTTCTTGTGGCTGAGATGGACAAGGAAGGTATGCAGTATCCACTCCACCTCGGTGTTACTGAGGCGGGTGAAGGTGAAGACGGACGTATCAAGAGTGCCGTAGGTATTGGTGCCTTACTCGCTGATGGTATCGGTGACACGATCCGTGTATCACTGAGTGAAGAGCCAGAGTGCGAGATTCCAGTGGCTAAACACCTTACATGGTATATCCGTCGACACGAGAAACATCTTCTCATCCCTGCTGAACAGTATGAAGGCTTTGACTATCTCCGCCCTAACCGACGTGAGACAGTGGCTGCAGGAAACATCGGTGGCGAGAATGTTCCTGTTGTTATTGCCACTCGAAAGGCTGATCAGGCTACTGCTGAGGTGTCATCACCAGACTTACCAAAGCCAGACTATATCTATGTACAAGGCGAACTGCCTGAGAAACGGGGCAAGAAGCAGAAGTATATCCTTGATTATGATGCCTATATTGACCTTGCCAACAGTGGTAAACAGTCCTTAGAGAATGTCTACCCAATCTTCCCTGTGACGGGAATGCCTTTCATCAGTGCGATAAACACAGATGTTAAGTTCCTCGTCTTGAAGTATGGAACACCTTCAGAAGAGTTCCTTGCATGTTTGAAGACACATCCAGAGGTGGTAGTGGTTTGTATGACAAGCCATCAGAACCGCCTCGGCGACCAGCGTGCATTGGCGCATCAATTGATGATAGCAGGGGTAAAGAACCCTATTATCTTCGCACAGATGTATCAGCATTCGACCACCGAAGAAAAGGAAGAAAGCAAGAATAGCCAAGAGTCAGAGCCTACTACAGCCAAAGAAAGGTTCCAATTAGAGGCTGCGGCAGATATGGGTGCACTGATGATGGACGGACTTACCGATGGTATTTGGCTGATGAACCATGGCAACCTCTCACAAGAGGATGTTGAGCAGACCGCCTTCGGTATTCTTCAAGCAGGTCGCTTGCGTATGGTAAAGACCGAATACATCTCTTGTCCGGGCTGCGGACGTACACTCTACGACCTCCGTACGACGATTGCTCGCATCAAGGAAGCTACCAAGGGCATGAAAGGACTGAAGGTAGGAATCATGGGCTGTATTGTAAACGGACCCGGTGAGATGGCTGATGCAGACTATGGATACGTGGGTGCAGGTCCTAAGAAGGTGAGTCTTTACCGCAAACAGGTATGCGTTGAGCATAATATACCTGAAGAAGAAGCGGTTGAGCGATTGCTTGCATTAATCAAGGCAGATCAGAATAAGGCTTAA
- the purE gene encoding 5-(carboxyamino)imidazole ribonucleotide mutase: MKPLVSIIMGSTSDLPVMEKACKWLEEQEIPFEVNALSAHRTPDAVETFAKEAKSRGVKVIIAAAGMAAALPGVIAASTPLPVIGVPIKGMLDGLDALLSIVQMPPGIPVATVGVNGAQNAAILAAEMIALGDEAIAKKIDNWKASLGKKIEKANKELAELKDYKFKC; this comes from the coding sequence ATGAAGCCATTAGTTAGTATTATCATGGGATCAACAAGCGATTTACCCGTAATGGAAAAAGCTTGTAAGTGGTTGGAAGAGCAAGAGATTCCTTTTGAAGTGAATGCACTTTCAGCTCATCGTACACCTGATGCAGTAGAGACTTTTGCGAAAGAAGCGAAAAGTCGTGGCGTGAAGGTAATCATTGCTGCTGCTGGTATGGCTGCTGCTCTACCCGGAGTTATCGCTGCCTCTACACCACTTCCAGTCATTGGCGTGCCAATTAAGGGTATGCTCGACGGACTTGATGCCTTACTTTCTATCGTTCAGATGCCTCCCGGCATTCCAGTTGCTACTGTTGGCGTCAATGGTGCACAGAATGCTGCCATCCTTGCTGCTGAGATGATTGCACTCGGTGATGAGGCTATTGCAAAGAAGATTGACAACTGGAAGGCTTCATTAGGAAAGAAGATAGAGAAGGCTAACAAGGAGTTGGCTGAGCTGAAGGATTATAAGTTTAAGTGCTAA
- a CDS encoding aminodeoxychorismate synthase component I, with product MTLHDREYAIQRMNSLAKEDKDFIFIINYKADGAYVEESTDINPHELLFAFPSLTNIPVTESYESEAVEWFTEPLTREDYEPRINLVKQREREGDSYLANLTCKIPVHTNLSLHDIFMRSKALYRCWLKEKFVCFSPEIFVRINEEGLISSFPMKGTIDATRPDAEKELMENKKEAAEHATIVDLIRNDLSMIAEQVQVKRYRYVDHLTTNKGEILQTSSEITGQLPKDYRENVGTLLFRLLPAGSITGAPKPRTMEIIDEAEGYERDFYTGVMGCYSKGQLDSAVMIRFIDQDDNGQFHYKAGGGITAQSNNDDEYKEVIEKVYVPIY from the coding sequence ATGACACTACACGACCGTGAATACGCCATTCAGCGTATGAACTCATTAGCTAAGGAAGATAAAGACTTTATCTTTATCATCAATTATAAAGCCGATGGCGCTTACGTAGAGGAGTCTACGGACATTAACCCTCACGAATTGCTTTTTGCCTTCCCAAGTCTTACGAATATTCCTGTGACTGAAAGCTATGAAAGCGAGGCTGTGGAATGGTTTACAGAACCACTCACAAGAGAAGACTATGAGCCACGTATCAACCTTGTTAAGCAAAGAGAGCGTGAGGGAGATAGCTATTTAGCCAACCTCACGTGCAAGATTCCTGTCCATACCAATCTCTCCCTGCACGATATCTTCATGCGTTCAAAGGCGTTATACCGCTGTTGGCTAAAAGAGAAGTTCGTTTGTTTCTCTCCAGAGATATTCGTTCGCATCAACGAAGAAGGGCTTATTAGTTCCTTTCCAATGAAGGGGACGATTGATGCAACACGTCCTGACGCTGAGAAGGAACTGATGGAAAATAAGAAAGAAGCGGCTGAACACGCTACCATCGTCGACCTTATCCGCAATGACTTGAGCATGATTGCCGAGCAAGTGCAGGTGAAACGCTATCGTTATGTTGACCATCTGACTACAAACAAGGGCGAAATCCTACAAACAAGTTCGGAGATTACAGGACAGCTTCCCAAGGACTATCGTGAGAACGTCGGTACACTGCTTTTCCGTTTGCTCCCTGCTGGCTCTATTACGGGTGCACCTAAGCCACGTACAATGGAGATAATTGATGAGGCTGAGGGCTATGAAAGAGACTTTTACACGGGTGTGATGGGCTGTTATAGCAAAGGACAATTAGACAGTGCGGTGATGATTCGATTCATTGATCAGGATGATAACGGACAGTTCCATTATAAGGCTGGGGGAGGTATTACGGCTCAGAGCAATAATGATGACGAATATAAAGAGGTGATAGAGAAGGTTTATGTGCCAATATATTGA